One stretch of Harmonia axyridis chromosome 1, icHarAxyr1.1, whole genome shotgun sequence DNA includes these proteins:
- the LOC123671069 gene encoding DNA repair protein complementing XP-C cells homolog, whose amino-acid sequence MQRRSTRSMKKNASPARELESSKPIKSTQSTRKSNLCDADSESNDSDQDFVVKKPDKTSKKKRRKITDSSSSESDIENYLKPADEIDLNSSFFKSSKCKDDIPSFDQIEKDIFSNIKVTRLSDSDSSEDEETKNFEKKSVIPKISLNDEPTEENTENLQSMKEGDEIALLNFQQLDDYRKKIEEAKKSVEQYQAKQLLENIEKEEKQEEKINIEDLLAIGETKKTKDESEKEHSASSSVVNVGKDPYSDSEQEDWEEIGDNRTKEEESLIPKKELEITVEMPSNMKKKKGNDLLAVIKRRLNRIRKENQLLIHKVHLLCWIAHGNYVNNILNDQSMLSLGLSLMPSEKSFPSGRIDLNYLEQILKWFKKTVKLAERVPPKNMSLENLLIEQISKKEAYSKSMLAMIFITILRSLGIQCRLVFSLQVEPIRPPSSDLHFLGNPSDSKDKGQSKDKITKEIVEKKVKALEAESNAKSPIKKINLEKLRTDSKTSEDKKKEPSTVKDFNSKKERPDGSKKSRVSSIDNKVKSKTSKDNTKETSEYFKESEKKESGKGRVQNNKKKDKEETEKTSKEADSKRKSIKQEEKESKASKSSSDKNTSRKSGSRQSSMKNENSKSDNKNQKSESKTKTSEKKDSKEKNKETKDKEKTKETGSKRVTRSKSKSPAFDSSQNVRSKSTSTLTVKLERIDENHSELPSKRSSSSTDISRRKKIPQLDGMDDSAEFKGFDELQKKKKTTDNQSFEKIYSQLYKEVSSETSSSKVNLKKLKSTSNSDDDDCISRKHRRSVKKPSYKEKNSSDSENDFEETPPKKSRVSEEAAANKNKKQNSDKKRNVNLQKLKARKSIKVEKTEKKSPQKTIDVRQDIMNIIKRGIAEQKDNDRSKLVKKRKPKHVSDEEDSDYAPDPIKKKYHDSDDEFYPKMKVKKRVQVKEEVKKIKKKKPKDSNSRKVISSDSEYTEEEIVVKKEKEETVKKKKGNDTWLEVFLEMEEKWISVDVVFGQAHCVNELYSRASHPVSYVLAWNNNNHIKDITRRYCQNFNTVTRKLRIDAKWWEASLKTFLGPKNARDREEDDELDRQQQEKPLPTTISEYKNHPLYALERHLLKFEAIYPPNAAPLGYVRNEPVYSRDCVFVCHSRDIWLKEAKVVKRKEKPYKIVKARPKYDKLSNTMITDQLLEIFGPWQVEDYDPPTAENGMVPRNAFGNVDLFKPSMLPKKCVHLRLPALNRTAKRLNIDCASAIIGFDFHGGWSHPVYDGFVVCEEYEDELVAAWNMEQEEQEKKEQEKYEKRVYGNWKKLIRGLMIRERLKAKYGFGQNEKGEEEPESSGEPKEKKMKTVKKNRRLISDSSDDE is encoded by the exons ATGCAACGGAGATCCACCaggtcaatgaaaaaaaatgcttCCCCAGCCAGAGAGTTAGAATCTTCCAAACCTATTAAATCTACACAGTCAACAAGAAAGAGCAACTTATGTGATGCAGATTCTGAAAGCAATGATAGTGATCAAGACTTTGTAGTAAAAAAACCAGACAAAACATCTaagaaaaaaaggagaaaaatcaCAGACTCCTCATCTAGTGAAAGTGATATAGAAAACTACCTCAAACCTGCCGATGAGATTGATTTGAATTCCTCATTCTTCAAAAGTAGCAAATGTAAAGATGATATTCCCTCATTTGATCAGATCGAAAAAgacatattttcgaatattaaaGTTACAAGATTATCAGATTCTGATTCATCTGAAGATGAAGAAactaaaaattttgagaaaaaaagtgttATTCCCAAAATATCTCTAAATGATGAACCTACTGAAGAAAATACAGAAAATCTTCAATCAATGAAAGAAGgagatgaaattgcactattgaattttcaacaattaGATGATTATagaaagaaaattgaagaagcgAAGAAAAGTGTTGAACAATACCAAGCTAAACAGTtgcttgaaaatattgaaaaagaggAAAAGCAagaggaaaaaattaatattgaagatTTATTAGCTATAGGGGAAACAAAGAAAACTAAAGATGAATCGGAAAAGGAACATAGTGCTTCATCTTCTGTTGTCAATGTTGGAAAAGATCCGTATTCGGATTCGGAACAAGAAGATTGGGAAGAAATTGGAGATAACCGAACAAAGGAAGAGGAATCTCTGATTCCCAAAAAGGAATTAGAGATAACAGTAGAAATGCCATccaatatgaagaagaagaaag GTAATGATCTGTTAGCAGTTATTAAACGTCGCTTGAATAGAATAAGAAAGGAAAATCAACTTCTTATTCATAAGGTTCATTTACTTTGTTGGATAGCTCATGGAAATTATGTAAATAACATTCTTAACGATCAGAGCATGTTGTCTCTTGGTTTGTCGCTAATGCCATCCGAAAAGAGTTTTCCTTCCGGAAGAATAGATTTGAATTACTTAGAACAAATTCTTAAATGGTTTAAAAAAACAGTTAAACTTGCTGAAAGGGTTCCACCAAAAAATATGTCCCTGGAAAATTTATTGATCGAGCAGATTTCTAAAAAAGAAGCTTATTCCAAAAGTATGCTTGCAATGATATTCATTACTATTTTGAGATCTCTGGGAATACAGTGTAGGCTAGTATTTTCACTTCAAGTTGAACCTATACGACCTCCTAGCAGTGATTTACATTTTTTGGGAAATCCTTCAGATTCAAAAGATAAAGGACAAAGCAAAGATAAAATTACAAAAGAAATAGTAGAAAAAAAAGTGAAAGCTCTAGAAGCTGAGAGTAATGCAAAATCtcctataaaaaaaataaatttggaaaaactAAGAACTGATAGTAAGACTTCagaagacaaaaaaaaagaacctTCTACAGTCAAAGATTTTAATTCAAAGAAAGAACGTCCTGATGGTTCAAAAAAAAGCCGTGTGTCATCAATAGATAACAAAGTTAAAAGTAAAACATCAAAAGATAACACAAAAGAAACCagtgaatatttcaaagaatctgaaaaaaaagaaagtgGAAAAGGTAGGGTACAAAATAATAAGAAGAAAGATAAAGAGGAAACAGAAAAAACCAGTAAAGAAGCggattcaaaaagaaaaagcaTTAAACAAGAGGAGAAGGAAAGCAAAGCTTCAAAATCAAGCTCAGATAAAAATACAAGTCGAAAAAGTGGTAGCAGACAGagttcaatgaaaaatgaaaatagcaAATCAGATAATAAGAATCAGAAATCAGAAAGCAAAACTAAAACTTCGGAAAAAAAAGATTCGAAAGAGAAAAACAAGGAAACGAAAGATAAAGAAAAAACTAAGGAAACAGGATCTAAAAGGGTTACCCGATCAAAATCAAAGAGCCCTGCATTTGATTCATCCCAAAATGTTAGATCTAAAAGTACATCTACTCTAACTGTAAAGTTAGAAAGAATAGATGAAAACCATAGTGAACTGCCTTCAAAAAGGTCATCTTCTAGTACAGATATCTcaaggagaaaaaaaattccacagtTGGATGGTATGGATGATTCTGCAGAATTTAAAGGCTTTGATGAGTTgcagaaaaaaaagaa aacaaCAGATAAccaatctttcgaaaaaatctATTCTCAGTTATATAAAGAGGTTTCAAGTGAGACTTCTTCATCGAAAGTGAATCtcaaaaaactgaaatcaaCCTCAAATTCTGACGATGATGATTGCATCTCAAGAAAACATAGGAGAAGCGTGAAAAAACCGTCTTACAAAGAGAAAAACAGCTCAGATtctgaaaatgattttgaagAAACTCCACCAAAAAAAAGCAGAGTTTCAGAAGAAGCAGCAGCAAATAAGAATAAAAAGCAAAACTCTGATAAAAAAAGGAATGTGAATCTGCAGAAACTAAAGGCTCGAAAATCTATTAAAG TTGAAAAAACAGAGAAAAAATCCCCACAAAAAACAATTGATGTTAGACAAGacataatgaatataataaaaagagGAATAGCTGAACAGAAAGATAACGATAGAAGCAAATTGGTGAAGAAAAGAAAACCAAAACACGTGTCGGATGAAGAAGACAGCGATTATGCACCAGAtccgataaagaaaaaatatcatgatAGCGATGATGAATTTTATCCCAAAATGAAG GTTAAAAAAAGGGTACAAGTTAAAGAAGAAGTgaagaaaataaagaagaaaaaacctAAGGATTCAAATAGCAGAAAAGTGATATCAAGCGATAGTGAATATACAGAAGAAGAAATAGTTgtaaaaaaagagaaagaagaaactGTTAAAAAAAAGAAGGGCAATGATACATGGCTGGAAGTGTTTCTAGAAATGGAAGAGAAGTGGATCAGTGTGGATGTGGTTTTTGGTCAGGCGCATTGTGTTAATGAACTTTAT tctaGAGCATCCCATCCAGTTTCATACGTTTTAGCATGGAACAACAATAATCACATAAAGGACATAACCAGAAGATACTGCCAGAATTTCAATACAGTTACAAGGAAGCTGAGAATAGACGCAAAATGGTGGGAGGCATCTTTGAAAACATTTCTGGGCCCCAAAAATGCCAGGGATCGAGAGGAAGATGATGAATTAGATAGACAACAACAGGAGAAACCACTGCCTACTACCATATCAGA ATATAAAAATCATCCTCTTTACGCACTTGAGAGGCATCTATTGAAGTTCGAAGCAATATACCCACCTAATGCTGCTCCTTTAGGTTATGTCAGGAACGAACCTGTGTATTCGAGGGATTGCGTATTCGTTTGTCACTCGAGAGATATTTGGTTGAAAGAGGCCAAAGTTGTCAAGCGCAAAGAAAAGCCTTACAAGATTGTGAAAGCGAGGCCTAAATATGACAAG CTGTCGAATACCATGATAACGGACCAACTCCTGGAAATTTTCGGTCCGTGGCAGGTTGAGGATTACGATCCACCAACGGCAGAGAATGGCATGGTTCCTAGAAACGCCTTCGGAAACGTGGACCTCTTCAAACCATCCATGCTGCCCAAGAAATGCGTCCATCTCAGGT tgccCGCTTTGAACAGAACTGCCAAACGATTGAATATAGATTGCGCCTCCGCCATAATAGGTTTCGACTTTCACGGCGGCTGGAGTCATCCTGTTTACGATGGATTCGTTGTTTGCGAGGAATATGAAGATGAGCTTGTTGCTGCCTGGAATATG